The DNA window GGCGCCCGACGGCCATCTTGTCGCACTGGAAAAGCAGGAGCGGTGTCCGGTTGTGCAGCTCTTCCAGACGGGGGGCGGGGATGGACGGGTTGTGCATATCCCGCCCGAGATTGTCGGTAGATCTGACCTCGTTTGCAACAGGGCCACCCGCCTCGGGCGGGCCTGGTCACAGGTTCTGCGCCAGCCCTGAGCGGCGACCGAAGCGTCCCAGCATCCCGAGGAGTCCGAGCGACGAGTTCATCTTTCCCTCTCGTCGCCAGGCCAAGGCTCCATGGAAGTCCTGCCCACCACGACCGGCGGGCGGTCGAACAAATCGACCGGGAGACCGATGAGAACCCGCGACCACCGGAGTCTATCGAGATGAACCAGACAGGAGCGATGTTGCGATGTCGATCAAGAACCTGACCCCCTACGTCTTCTTCGATGGAACGGCCGAGAAGGCCCTTCAGCTCTACGAGCGTACCCTGGGCGCCAAGACGGAGGGGCTCCAGCGCTACGGCGAGGCCCCTGAGACCTCGAAGGCCCGCACGCCTCAGAACAAGGACCGCGTGATGCACGCCTGCGTCCTCATCGGTGAGGCCCGGATGATGGTGAGCGACGTCCCCAACGAGGGCGGCAGCGCCGGACGCAGCAACATCGAGCTGTGCCTGGATTTCGACGATGCGGAGGACATGGCCCGTAAATTCGAAGCGCTGGCGGCCACCGGCGAGGTCACGATGGCGCTGCACGATACCTTCTGGGGAGCAAAGTTCGGCACCCTCGTCGACCAGTTTGGCATTCACTGGATGTTCAACTGCGCGACCCAGGCGAAATGATTCACCCCGAGGAGGCCACCATGGAAGAGAAGCGTTCCCGCAAGCTGTTCGTCAATCTGGCCGTCCGCGACCTGAAGCGCTCGATGGACTTCTTCAAGTCGCTCGGCTTCGCGTTCAACCCTCAGTTCACTGATGAGAACGCCGCATCCATGATCATCAGCGAGGAGGCCTTCGTGATGCTCCTCGTCGAGCCCTTCTTCAAGACGTTCACGAAGAAAGATCTCGCGGATCCGCGCCGGGCGACGGAGGGCATCTTCGCCCTCTCCTGTGAAAGTAAGTCCGAGGTGGAGGAACTCGTGAAGAAAGCGATCGCAGCAGGCGGGACACACGCCCTGGACCCTGTCGATCACGGCTTCATGTACGGCTGGAGCTTCTACGATCTCGACGGGCATCACTGGGAGGTACTCTGGATGGACCCGCAGGCCATCGCCCAGTAACGAGCGATCTCCGCGTCGAGATTCGGCCCCCTGAGCCGCGTCCGCTAGACCTCGAGCGACGCGGGCAGGCCAAACAGCGGAAACAAGCGCTCGGTATCGAGAAAAGCGTTCCAGCCGACGATGGCATCCCCCGCGAACTCCAGCACGATCAGCGCCCAGGGCTGATGAGGCTGCCCCTCGGGACCCACCCGGTACTGCCCGAACGCTGGCGCCCCATTGGCCTGGGTCGGCACCAGCCGAGACCCACGACATCCCTCCCCTCGGCCGAGCAACCAACCCCGGATCGACGCGCGGCCGCGGAGCCACAGCGCGAATGGCGGCATGGATAGCGTGGCGTCCTCTCGAAGGAGCGTCGACAGGGTGTCGACGTCGTACCGTTCGAACGCCTCGACATACCGCTCCAGGAGCCTCGTCTGACCCGCCGACAGCGACGCCTGCGTGTCACCGAGATCTCGCGCCGCGAGCGTCGAACGTGCACGCTGGAGGGCGCTGTTGACCGACGCAACGGACGTCTCCAGCCCTTCGGCCACCTCGGCGGCCGACCAGCCCAGAACCTCGGTCAGGAGCAGCACAGCGCGCTGCTTGGGCGGGAGATGCTGGAGCGCTGCCACGAAGGCGAGACGGATGCTCTGCCGCAGCATCGTCAGTTCGGCCGGGTCTCCGTCCGCCGGCAAGGCACGCGCATCGGGGACAGGCTCCAGCCAGTGCGAGCGCGGGCGCTCCACCAGCGGGTCATCCACCGTCCCCACCGGCCCTGCCTCCACGGGGCGCTCCCTGCGCGCATCGTCCGCCAGAGCGTCCAGGCACACGTTCGTCGCGATGCGATACAACCAGGTCTTGAGCGACGCCCGCCCATCGAACCGATCGAAGCTCCGCCACGCGCGCACCATCGTCTCCTGGACAGCATCGTCCGCGTCCACGACCGAGCCGAGCATGCGGTAGCAATGGCCCGTGAGCGCGGCGCGGTGCGTCTCGAGATGTGCTGCGGTCTCCATGGGCCGTTGGGTTACCAGAGCCGCGCGCCTGACCATAGCCACGCACGCCCGGAAGCGTGGGTCCTCTCACCACCGACCGCGCGAACCTGATGCATTCCTCGATGGCTCGTGCTCTTCCACGCCTCTCTGACCAAAACGCCCACCTTTGGAACGGATCCACGAGGAGCTCTGCAAACGATGACGACCAGGTTCTTCTGGTACGAACTCAGAACGACCCACACCGCAGCGGCTCAGGCATTTTACGCCACCGTCCTGGGGCTGGATGCGCCCGCCCCCTCTGAGGACGCGTGCCTCCGGCTCGAGGGCCACCTCCTGGGGAACATCTCGACCCTGCCCGAACGCGCCGCGGTGCAGGGCGCCCCTCCTCACTGGGTAGGCCATCTGGCCGTCGAGGATCTCGAGGACTCCACAGCCACGTGGACGGCACGGGGTGCTCAACGCCTGGGCCCCTCCCGACGTGGAGCCCACGGCGGCGAGGTGGTGTTCCTGCGGGACCCCTTCGGCTCCGTGATCGGATTGACCTCAGGCTCGACGGCTGAAACGCCTCCAGGCCTCGTCTGGCATGAGTTGCACACGGAAGACCAACGACGCGCCTCCTCCACCTACGCGGAGCATGGTGGCTGGCAGCTCACGACGAGCTTCAGTCTGGGAGCCGAGCTCGGCAGCTACCAGATGTTCTCGTGGCGCGCCGACCGCCTGAACGTAGGCGGCGTCGTCAGCAGCGTACGCCTGCCGAACGTCCATCCTCACTGGCTCTTCTACTTCCAGGTGAACGATCTCGAGCTGGCTCTCTCGGAGGTGACAGCCCATGGAGGCTACGTTCATGGAACGCCGCGAGAGATGCCCGATGGCTCCCGCATCGTGGCTTGCGAAGATCCTCAGCGCGCCGCCTTCGGGTTGAAGATGTCTCCCGGGACGACGCCATCACTCTCTCAGTGATAGCTCACTCCCGAGACGTACTGCTCACTCGCCCCAAAGCTCCGACAGCACCTGATGATTCCCATAAGCGCCTAAAGAAGACCTTCCACAGAGACTGGCTCAACAGGCTGAAAGTCCCACAACTTTCATAAGCGCCTATCGAACACCAGGTGGGGATCACGACAGACACGTGTCTCACGCTGGCGCCAGCAGCTCTTCCATCAGCGCCAATCGAACAGCGCTCATCGATAACCTCCCCCTCCAGCGAAAGGCCCCTCGGCAACTCGCATGCGACGATGCAACTCACCGCATGGTGGAGCTGCCCTAAAACCAATCATTTCCGGAGGAGTCGCGCAATCGGCACAACAGCGTCTGGCAGGCCGCAGCTCCACCGTTCTTCAGCGCTTCAGCTCTGCGGAAATCGAAGCGCGAGAGCAGGACTGGCAGAAGCGCCCATTTCTGCATGACTCGACATCATCCCGATGCTGGTTACAGCCGGGAAGCGATTCAACTGCCAAGCGTCACTCGGACACGGACCACCGTCAGCGGACGACTCGAATCGCTCGGGCATGAGAGCCAGCCGTCATAGCGCCAGTCGCTAAGGACCGACGACCGATTCAAAGGCCTAACGGTTGGTCGGCGAGTCATTTCGGTGCGGTAGGAACCGCTGACCCGGAACTGTGACTACGCCGGATGAGCCACAAAAGAAAAAAGCCTGCATCAAGAAGACTTGATGCAGGCAAAAGAAACCCCGGCGGCGTCCTACTCTCCCACTAAGTCGCCCTAGCAGTACCATCGGCTCCGAAGAGCTTAACTTCCGAGTTCGGGATGGGATCGGGTGTGGCCTCTTCGATTTCACCACCGAGAAATTGTGGGTGCGTCCATCGCACCTGGAGACCGACTCGCGTCGACGTGGCCTAACCACTTTCTCCAGTGCGTCCAGCTGCTGCGTTCTCGCGCTCGCTAGCGTTCTTCGCCACCCGAACTCCGGGCACGATGCTCAATGATTGCCTTAGAAGCACGGCCAAGCCGCACGACCGATTAGTACCGGTTAGCTCCGCCAGTTACTTGGCTTCCACACCCGGCCTATCAACCTCGTCGTCTTCGAGGGGTCTTTAGGAGCCCGAAGGCTCGGGACACCTTGTCTTGAGGCCGGCTTCCCGCTTAGATGCTTTCAGCGGTTATCCGTTCCGCACATGGCTACCCGGCTATGCCCTTGGCAGGACAACCGGCACACCAGAGGTGCGTCCACCCAGGTCCTCTCGTACTATGGGCAGCTCCTCTCAAGTGTCCTACGCCCACGGCAGATAGGGACCAAACTGTCTCACGACGTTTTAAACCCAGCTCGCGTACCGCTTTAATCGGCGAACAGCCGAACCCTTGGGACCTGCTCCAGCCCCAGGATGCGATGGGCCGACATCGAGGTGCCAAACCGCGCCGCCGATGTGAACTCTCAGGCGCGATCAGCCTGTTATCCCCAGAGTACCTTTTATCCGATGAGCGATGGCCCTTCCATACAGAACCACCGGATCACTAACGCCTGCTTTCGCACCTGTTCGACCTGTCGGTCTCACAGTTAAGCTCCCTTATGCGTTTGCACTCTACGCCTGGTTTCCAATCAGGCTGAGGGAACCTTCGCACGCCTCCGTTACTTTTTGGGAGGCGACCGCCCCAGTCAAACTGCCCACCAGGCAGTGTCCCCAACCCGGATCACGGGTCTAGGTTAGATTTCCAGAATATCCAGGGTGGTATTTCAACGTCGGCTCCGCCGAACCCAGAAGCCCGGCCTCATAGCCTCCCACCTATCCTACGCAGAATATCCCGAAAATCACTGCCAAGCTGCAGTAAAGGTTCATGGGGTCTTTCCGTCTTGCCGCGGGTAGAGGGTATCTTCACCCCCGATACAATTTCGCTGAGTCCCTGGTCGAGACAGCGGGGATGTTGTTATGCCATTCGTGCAGGTCGGAACTTACCCGACAAGGAATTTCGCTACCTTAGGACCGTTATAGTTACGGCCGCCGTTTACTGGGGCTTCGGTTCGGAGCTTCGCTTGCGCTGACTCGTCCCCTTAACCTTCCAGCACCGGGCAGGCATCAGACCCTATACGTCGTCTTACGACTTCGCAGAGTCCTGTGTTTTTAGTAAACAGTCACAACCCCCATTTCTCTGCAACCACCCCACGCTCCGAGGGCGAACCTCTTCACGCAGTGCGGCACACCTTCTCCCGAAGTTACGGTGTCATTTTGCCGAGTTCCTTAACCAGGGTTCTCTCACGCGCCTTGGGATACTCACCCCGCCCACCTGAGTCGGTTTGCGGTACGGACACCAAAGAAGCTCTGTACGCGGCTTTTCTTGGAAGCCTGGGATCACCGAGTTATCGGAGCCGAAGCTCCAACCTCATCACCTCTCGGGCTTTACGAGCTCCCGTTTGTCCCTATCGGGTCCTGGAAGCTCACCCTACTGGCTTGAACACAGATAACCAACCACTGTGCTCGGCCTACCCTACTCCGTCCCCGCTTACTTCAACGCTACCCTTGGTGGTGCAGGAATATTAACCTGCTTTCCATCACCTACGCCTCTCGGCCTCGGCTTAGGTTCCGACTAACCCATGGGAGGATTATCCTTCCCCAGGAAACCTTGGGCTTACGGCGACCGAGTTTCTCGCTCGGT is part of the Chondromyces crocatus genome and encodes:
- a CDS encoding VOC family protein, which produces MSIKNLTPYVFFDGTAEKALQLYERTLGAKTEGLQRYGEAPETSKARTPQNKDRVMHACVLIGEARMMVSDVPNEGGSAGRSNIELCLDFDDAEDMARKFEALAATGEVTMALHDTFWGAKFGTLVDQFGIHWMFNCATQAK
- a CDS encoding VOC family protein, whose protein sequence is MEEKRSRKLFVNLAVRDLKRSMDFFKSLGFAFNPQFTDENAASMIISEEAFVMLLVEPFFKTFTKKDLADPRRATEGIFALSCESKSEVEELVKKAIAAGGTHALDPVDHGFMYGWSFYDLDGHHWEVLWMDPQAIAQ
- a CDS encoding sigma-70 family RNA polymerase sigma factor, which codes for METAAHLETHRAALTGHCYRMLGSVVDADDAVQETMVRAWRSFDRFDGRASLKTWLYRIATNVCLDALADDARRERPVEAGPVGTVDDPLVERPRSHWLEPVPDARALPADGDPAELTMLRQSIRLAFVAALQHLPPKQRAVLLLTEVLGWSAAEVAEGLETSVASVNSALQRARSTLAARDLGDTQASLSAGQTRLLERYVEAFERYDVDTLSTLLREDATLSMPPFALWLRGRASIRGWLLGRGEGCRGSRLVPTQANGAPAFGQYRVGPEGQPHQPWALIVLEFAGDAIVGWNAFLDTERLFPLFGLPASLEV
- a CDS encoding VOC family protein yields the protein MTTRFFWYELRTTHTAAAQAFYATVLGLDAPAPSEDACLRLEGHLLGNISTLPERAAVQGAPPHWVGHLAVEDLEDSTATWTARGAQRLGPSRRGAHGGEVVFLRDPFGSVIGLTSGSTAETPPGLVWHELHTEDQRRASSTYAEHGGWQLTTSFSLGAELGSYQMFSWRADRLNVGGVVSSVRLPNVHPHWLFYFQVNDLELALSEVTAHGGYVHGTPREMPDGSRIVACEDPQRAAFGLKMSPGTTPSLSQ